The sequence below is a genomic window from Lycium ferocissimum isolate CSIRO_LF1 chromosome 9, AGI_CSIRO_Lferr_CH_V1, whole genome shotgun sequence.
taaagaaatttacaataatatataatggcagtgaaaaaaatttatacAATCACAGTATTTAATCTGTTATAACAAAGAGTTTATTTTTACTCACCAatgatgttaaaaatatttacacaacCAAGTCAGTGATCAGCGATAATTAAAATGAGACGGAGGCAGTAATAGTACTTATTAAATAACTTGTAACTACTTTTAAAGTAACATAATTTGCATAATTATTTCTTGCACAAGAAGTCAAACTCTAATTAAAATGGTAATGAAATACTATACTATAGCATCTCAACAAGAATGATAGGTATTAGGTTATCCTTAACAAAAATTGCTGTAAAGCTGACTAGGTTCATACTAGTAAACCATATCCCTGCTTTGTATTATACTATTTAACGTAAACCAATGGATTTACATCTCATAATGACATTGCTTAGTGGGTACCATTAATTCTTGATTTGAATACTTATTCAATTTGTaccttcttaaaaaaaattaaaatttaaatttaattttctatttttctaacaAGGACAACTAGTGGATTAGGATTCAGGATAAGACCTATCCTTTCTTTTTACTTCATTACCtattcattttttatatatatccatTATCCTCATTATTCTATTCAATCTTCTGTTACTTATTGTTAAGGTTTCTTGATTagtattttttaataaaacaaagttttatcttttttcatttttaatcataactcatcatctTAGTACTATTATATAACAAGATATGTCTCCTCTATtttccccttcttcttcttcttgttttcttgtttcaaaGATCTAAGCCTTTTTTCTGAAACCCCATTTCTCTAGTCTCCAAGATTTCTTGgttttgtgattttaatgtgattatttatttaattgtggTGTGATCTAAAgctgaaggaaaaaaaaaaaaaaggaaattgtcTGTAAGTATGATGATGGAGAAAAGGGAAGTTGAAGGTTCATCTGGATTTATGCATGCATTATCATCCATGTCTGTTGATCCAAAAGATACATTTAAAGGAGATGAGAGGTTTTTTTGTGGTAATAAAAATATGgtttttaaagggaaaatgaATGAAGAGAAGGCATTGAATTCATGCagttcatcatcatcatcaattggGAAAAATAGTGATATATCTGATGGATCAATGGAGAAAACAGATGATTCTGATGAAGTACAGAGTTCTTATAAAGGTCCTTTGAGTTCTATGGAAGCTCTACAGGAAGTTCTACCAATCAGGTATTTTTTTTCagctttttgtttttctttgtttgcttTTCCTGTTTTCTTAAAAcactcaaagaaaaataaaacatgcACTGTTTTTATTGACCTTGTATATGTTTCTTGTGTtctgttttacttgattttcttttaagaTCTTTAGAAAGAAACTCATCTAGCTACTGttgaggtttttttttcttttcaattttttgatgtttttcctttttaatgatCTCTTCTAGATTACCTGGATTTATGTTTTTTTGATTGAGGGTTCCTAATTAGCTGGAATTTAACTTTTATTTAGGAAACTCTAGACTCTTTAGCATATTCACCAATATTATACTCTCCTACttgccacaaaaaaaaaaaaaaaaaaaaaaaaaaaaaaagacaagtttCTTTGTTCAgtttattgtttatttttccTTGTTTGTGTTCCCCTTTTGAATTTCCAATACTACTTATTGAGAAAGTGAGAATCTTCCAAGACTCCAGTACGAGAAATCAAGAATCAGCTTCTTTTCTTAATGGCATTTTTTCTAGGCTTTACTTACTGAAAATGATTCTCATGATATGCCTTTTCTTGTAGGAACCTGTCcctagaaaatcaatttttaatttgtttgctCCAATCTTTTCATATAGATCTGGATTCCTATGAGTTATTCTGGGCATCAATTCCTTACCATGTTAACTTTTCATCTCTTTTAGTATAGGTAGGttccttttaagaaaaaatattaattaatgtgCATGTTGTGTGATATTTGCAGAAAGGGTATCTCAAGATTCTATAATGGGAAGTCAAAATCATTCACAAGTTTAAGAGAAGCTTCAACTTCATCCTCCATGAAAGAAATAGCAAAGCCAGAAAATGCCTATattaagaaaagaaggaacataTTGGCTTGTGGTTTAGCTTGGGAGAGTAACAAGAACAGAGGTGGCATCTCAAAAAGAGTGACAAATTCTAGTAGAACCTCATTGGCACTAGCAGCAGCTATGAATTGTTCTTCTGGTCTTAGCAACATTTGTGAAGACTCCACAGACTCATTCTCAAGATCACCTGCTCCATTTGTCTCGCGTCTTAATCCTCATTTCAAAGAGTACAACCACAACTATTGTAATGTATCGAATAATTCTCCTTGTTTATCGCCATTAGCTCGTGGGAATTTCTCGGGTTGGAGATCTTTCTCTTTGGCTGATTTACAGCAGTGTGAATTTGTTTCTGTTACAACAAGTCCTCCTGTTAATACCAAAGTAGAAAAGGAGCCAACTTGAGCATTTGGACAAGTTCTTGTTCAAGAATTTGTATAAACAGAATTTCTTCTTCTGTTCATTTAGCAAAGAGGATTCAAGAATTCTTGTCCTTTTTAGCTGGGCAAGTCTTTAAGGAACATGGTGAATAGAAGCATCAAGATTGAAATGTGTTGGATAACATCCTATTTTCTAACTAGATAAGGCCAACTACTGCCGCAGTCTGTCAATTAGTTGACCATCCACATGTTTTAGTTAATGGGCGTATAGTAGATATATCAAGTCATCGCTTCGAAgttctttaacattattaataACAAATATGAGGTGAAAATTGCTGGTAGGCTGTCAATTATCCTATCATGCCTATAGTAAAATGTAGGAGGACAAGAAAATGCCTTAATGGATAAGTTGATTTAACTTTGCTTCTTTTTAACTCATCCACTTCCAACTTTAAGAGCTTTTTAATCCTATGGTAGAGCCCATATGGCTTTTATGGTTTCTTAATGGAGAAAGGACCCCTCAATAAAAGTGACCATCCCCCCAAGCCAACAGGTTACTTATCTGACACTCTTTTCCTTGTGAGTGGGGCTGCCACGGGATAATATGCTGACTGAGAAACCGATTTTATTCGCTTGAACCAAAAGACTACAATATATAcagcattattttatttttatcctaCCTACCAAAATAAGGATACTGCAATCTCCATGGCGGATTAGGAGTAGGATAAGGTTTGAATATTTCCAATTCATGTGATTCCAAACGATTTATTAAAAATTTACATAAAGCGAAATTAAATAGAAAATGGCAGAATACATAAGCACCCCcttataaattttcatttaaacACCTCAACTGAGCCACAACTTATTGGCAACTCTGATAGTCGGGACATCATGATTATTTCAAAGAGAGAGAATGGCCGGAAAACATTTCCCTGCAAGACTTCGTATTTTCAGTATATGCCTTTGTTGAACACTCTTAATTCGGGTAAAAGACAATATGTTTCATGTCAGCCCTTTGTGTCTAATATGCACACTTCGAGCACACATCCAATGATCAATACGTTATTGCCTCAATTGAGGCGTTCAAATGAAATCTTTTGACAAATTTAAGAGTTATATAGCTAGACATAAAGAAAAATGTAAATCATACATTTTACAATTAGCAAGATATTGAAGAAAATCGCAACTCAGAAAATTGTTTCACTCAAAGTTATAGCATCACATAAAAtgggattttttaaaaaaaaatttagatcaGTCTGACCAAGGTAATGACAACAAATTCATTCAAAATTGACTAGTTACCCCTCTGCTAGAGGTGcttaattacacaatttctctCTTAACAGCATTGGAAAACGCATGCTAAGGATATAGTGCTTTACAGTAAAGTGAATACTGGTTCAGATGCTTTCATCAAAGCTGAGTCCTATGCAAACGCATGAAAGAGAAGGggttaaaaggaaaaataaaaagagaaccAGAATCTAAGTAAAGACCTCATCTTTCAAACAATATTATTCATGGATAATTGCCATACCAATTTCTACATCATTCAGCTAAACAGACCCTACTCCTATTACTCCAATGAAGTAGGTTGATAAGTAGTAAATTGCTGTTCtgagaagtaaaaaaaaaaactcttaagTAAATGAAAAAGCAAATCAAATCCAATCGTCAATCCTTAGAACCGGGTGCAAGAGAGAACACACTTGCCGAACCATGCAACCTCAGCTCGGTATTTACACTTCAGGGAGTGGAACAAATGTACAAGAACTTGAATGGTAGCGTTTGTTACAAaatgaaagattttttttataattttccaAATGTACACATCAACAAATACAAGCCTACAATTAGCACATGGAATAGAGATGGTTAAAGTGAGGTAAAGGAGATATGGCTACATTTCTAACATGGCAAGTGCCTTGAAAACTTCTAAGACAGGAAGCATACAACAATGAAATAACCAACATGACAAATATACAGAGCTCAAAAAGGGAGGCATTCCGAAAAAATAGGAAGCCTTTTGACTTAACTACGCCTAATGCTGTACAGATTCTACTTTAGATCTAGACTGCCGTGTAAACAATCTGAAGGGATATTGTTTTTGGCCGACAACTTCTCCAGCATCTCCAGGAATCAGTTCCCAACTTCAGATGCAGTTTTCCCCAGGCAAGAGTTGGTAGATGTTGCACATTGTGAGTGGACAATGCTAGAGTTGTACAAAAAAAGAATACACCAAACATGCATTCACTTTGTGTGCTGCATCATAAGCAACGCCGACGGATATTCAGATAGGAACTTTGGCAGCTCCGTAAGTGAGGGATCTAACTCGGGAAGTGCCATATAAATGTCTTCTGTTAAGAACGGAATACTGCAAGCAGCAAGAAATAATTAACAAAGGCAACCGGGAAATGATGAAATGAATTCTCCATAAACCAAGCAACTGATACGAAGCTTGCACCTCATGGACTCATTTAATAAGCAAAATGCTTGATCAATGTCAACAGAATGGAATTTGCAAAATTGACATGTCCTACAATCTGGTTATTATGCTATGCTTCAATATTTAGTATGCTAAACTAAATGTTATCAAGCATTTATGAAACCAGGACAAGCTTCTATATAGAACAAACTTACTTCTAATGATTAAAATATTGCTATATCTCCAGGATACTATCAGCACTGAACAGTACGACAATTTACTATTTAAGTTTGATAGAACAATTAACTAGATATCTTAGGATAGGCATATCCCAAACGAAAAAATGCTGGAATAGCAGCGCAGCGAGAGCTTTTACCTCAGATCATCATCCAACAAAAATGAGTTAGATGTTAGATTCTGAGAATCCTTGTTTAAAATCTCCCTCATCTGTGCGACAACCTACAGATTATACAGTGTCATACACCTATGAAACGAAAAAATACCCGGAAAACAGACTTAGGAGAAATGCATTGAAACACTTACCTCATTTGACACACTTTGAGTTCCGTACTTGTCATCCCAATACATGGTACTAATTCGATAAATTTGTCTGGTTGTCAATGCCTGTTCAACATGACGTATTTAGGGATATTCAGTCTGCAAAGAAGATTGACATCACAATGACATTTTGGGGTATTATTTCTTACCGGGCAAAGGTCCTGTCTTATCTCTTCCAATGATTTCTTCCTCTTTTGATGTATTACCTAGATAGTCGCAACGAATAAAACTTATATCTCACAGTAAAACTTTCAGATATTAAAGAGCTATTAGCAAGGATATAGCTTCTACCAGAAATCCAACAGCTTGTCTGATATAATTTAGTTCATGCCACGATGTACCTGCAAACTACATTCAGCACCCATGTAGTTCTTTCTCAGTTCAACATCTACATTGGAGAATGCACAAGTAAAAAAATGTCTTTCTTAATACCTCTTCTTTTGCATTGACTATCCATTTTTCTAGTTCTGCCAACCCGGACTTCACATATTCTCCATTTGAAAATGTGCAACACTCTCGTCGGAGTAAAAGACTGGTACATTTTAAGACCAAAGACAATCAGAAGCTTTATTtccacaaaagaaaaaggacaagGATTAAGAAAAAGATGTTTGAAAGATCATGATACCTGTTAAAAAGAGATATGTTGATGAAGGAGAAAACCTGGGTTGTCAGCTTGCGGATGAAAAACGAAGGCACCTGGAAATACATCAAGACAGTAAATTGACAAGAGAAGGAAATTGCAAGTTTTGAAGTAACAAGGAAGAAACTGGAAAAAGCAGACATCCTCCTATCACCCCCACACTAATCTTTTGCAGTATACCATCAATGATGTGGGTGCTAGTGTCACAAAAACATAATACAAGCTTGCCTCCAGGTCTTTGGCCTAGTGGTAAGAGTGCACCTTGTATGAGTGGATTAGGGACATGTCAGAGGTTCAAACCCTATGGCAGACTAAAGCCCGATATATAAGTGGAAAATAATAGAGGCAATCCCATTATCCACCGTGTTTTGAACCGTGCTCATCGGTTCTCAGGATTTCTCGGTTATCAGAAAAAACATAATACAGGCTTTTTTAAAGCAATACCAACAAAATAAGATTTCACCCCTCGTTGGAAGTTTTGGAGGTTATTCAGCTATACAAAATAGACGAAAAGGAAAACTAAGAAGGAGCAACTGATTCATAATTAAAGTGATCAGGAATCCTCAGCGAGCACTGATATAGACCAAGAGGCAAGCTGTAAAAAGGCATATGCGCATTG
It includes:
- the LOC132029548 gene encoding protein OXIDATIVE STRESS 3 LIKE 1, whose translation is MMMEKREVEGSSGFMHALSSMSVDPKDTFKGDERFFCGNKNMVFKGKMNEEKALNSCSSSSSSIGKNSDISDGSMEKTDDSDEVQSSYKGPLSSMEALQEVLPIRKGISRFYNGKSKSFTSLREASTSSSMKEIAKPENAYIKKRRNILACGLAWESNKNRGGISKRVTNSSRTSLALAAAMNCSSGLSNICEDSTDSFSRSPAPFVSRLNPHFKEYNHNYCNVSNNSPCLSPLARGNFSGWRSFSLADLQQCEFVSVTTSPPVNTKVEKEPT